In the Novosphingobium sp. 9 genome, one interval contains:
- a CDS encoding NAD(P)-dependent oxidoreductase produces MKIGIIGLGSMGRGMAANLVQAGHEVVAWNRSGGEVAGVTMVATPAEAMQGEVLFTMLSQDETIEEVIVGPGLLEQATKGLIHVVSATISVAYAKKLVDLHKAAGLTYVSAPVLGRPDVAAAGKLNVLAAGPAEALAKVSPALEAMAGKVWDLGPEAPTANAVKIACNMMITMAIEGMAEAVVLSESEGCGREQFFEVMLGTLFGCRVYENYSGIIAKGEYQPGFKATLGLKDLRLASEVAKASGGDLPMLAAVHKRMGEAVEAGNGDKDWGVMAGYTIATAKGATAKDATGG; encoded by the coding sequence ATGAAGATCGGCATCATCGGCCTCGGCAGCATGGGGCGCGGCATGGCCGCCAATCTGGTTCAGGCCGGGCACGAGGTGGTCGCCTGGAACCGCTCGGGCGGCGAGGTCGCGGGCGTGACCATGGTGGCGACGCCCGCCGAGGCGATGCAGGGCGAAGTGCTGTTCACCATGCTGAGCCAGGACGAGACCATCGAGGAGGTGATCGTCGGCCCTGGTCTGCTGGAACAGGCAACGAAGGGCCTGATCCACGTGGTCAGCGCGACGATCTCGGTCGCCTATGCCAAGAAACTGGTGGACCTGCACAAGGCGGCGGGGCTCACTTATGTCTCGGCGCCGGTGCTGGGGCGCCCGGACGTGGCGGCGGCTGGCAAGCTCAACGTGCTGGCGGCAGGCCCGGCAGAGGCGCTGGCCAAGGTTTCGCCCGCGCTGGAGGCGATGGCGGGCAAGGTCTGGGATCTGGGGCCTGAGGCGCCCACCGCCAATGCCGTGAAGATTGCCTGCAACATGATGATCACCATGGCGATCGAGGGCATGGCAGAGGCGGTCGTGCTCAGCGAGAGCGAGGGCTGCGGGCGTGAGCAGTTCTTCGAGGTGATGCTGGGCACGCTGTTCGGCTGCCGCGTTTACGAGAATTATTCGGGCATCATCGCCAAGGGCGAATACCAGCCAGGCTTCAAGGCGACGCTGGGCCTCAAGGACCTGCGCCTCGCCAGCGAGGTCGCCAAGGCGTCTGGCGGCGACCTGCCGATGCTCGCCGCCGTCCACAAGCGCATGGGCGAGGCGGTCGAGGCCGGGAACGGCGACAAGGACTGGGGCGTGATGGCAGGCTACACGATTGCGACGGCGAAGGGAGCGACTGCCAAGGATGCGACCGGCGGGTAA
- a CDS encoding sensor domain-containing diguanylate cyclase gives MAFAAMHLAALHLLPFRGDQISFAFLMLAPLLAALGCLWRVRREGAEGWLAMAAAMLLWASGMFTAMIGVMVYAMEGEERLSMLLFVLYGVPLIFTLASPAGDRWPKRAIDAALAAALGYLYYAYVFRLIAAQGADAVGHSALVTMFDIENLFVAFCAVLRLVTCVDTARLRFHRICTGFALSYLVMAFYINHFQGASDYGGLTDLVIDLPFLGLATAAFVGRRSPATLRRPVGNRTVIRAVEVGSPLLIPVTLLSVSALLVSHNPAQAVSGCIAAMLGYGLRTILVQMRTISERDRMAALSHLDGLTGIANRRQFDECFAQGWLDARRTATPLALLMIDIDHFKPLNDRYGHAIGDERLIEVAQALVAVPMRSGGLVARYGGEEFAVIAPGLDFAEAQRLGEAMRGAVEALALAAPEGIVTVSVGLALAQAGDDPASLLAAADAALYEAKRAGRNRVSGQPVRLHMVPPSPPADERSAAG, from the coding sequence GTGGCGTTCGCGGCGATGCATCTGGCGGCGCTCCACCTGCTGCCGTTTCGCGGGGACCAGATCTCGTTCGCGTTCCTGATGCTGGCGCCGCTGCTGGCCGCGCTGGGCTGTCTGTGGCGGGTCCGACGCGAAGGCGCCGAAGGCTGGCTGGCGATGGCCGCTGCAATGCTGCTGTGGGCCTCGGGCATGTTCACCGCGATGATCGGGGTGATGGTCTATGCGATGGAGGGAGAGGAGCGGCTGAGCATGCTGCTTTTCGTGCTCTACGGCGTGCCGCTGATCTTCACGCTGGCGAGCCCTGCCGGGGACAGGTGGCCCAAGCGCGCGATCGATGCCGCGCTGGCGGCGGCGCTGGGCTATCTCTACTACGCCTATGTGTTCCGGCTCATCGCCGCGCAGGGGGCCGATGCGGTGGGGCACTCCGCGCTGGTGACGATGTTCGACATCGAGAACCTGTTCGTGGCCTTCTGCGCGGTGCTGCGCCTTGTCACCTGCGTCGATACCGCGCGGCTGCGGTTCCATCGTATCTGTACAGGCTTTGCGCTCAGCTATCTGGTGATGGCCTTCTACATCAACCACTTCCAGGGCGCGTCCGATTACGGCGGGCTGACCGATCTGGTGATCGACCTGCCGTTCCTGGGGCTTGCGACAGCGGCTTTCGTGGGACGGCGCAGCCCCGCGACGCTGCGCCGCCCGGTCGGCAACCGCACGGTGATCCGCGCCGTGGAAGTGGGCAGTCCGCTGCTGATCCCGGTGACGCTGCTGTCGGTCTCGGCGCTGCTGGTCTCGCACAATCCGGCGCAGGCGGTCAGCGGCTGCATCGCGGCGATGCTGGGCTATGGCCTGCGCACGATCCTGGTGCAGATGCGCACCATCAGCGAGCGTGACCGCATGGCGGCTCTCTCGCATCTCGACGGGCTGACCGGGATCGCCAACCGCCGCCAGTTCGACGAGTGCTTCGCGCAAGGCTGGCTCGACGCACGCCGAACGGCCACACCGCTGGCGCTGCTGATGATCGACATCGACCATTTCAAGCCGCTCAACGACCGCTACGGCCACGCCATCGGCGATGAGCGGCTGATCGAGGTGGCACAGGCGCTGGTCGCGGTGCCGATGCGCAGCGGCGGGCTTGTCGCGCGCTATGGCGGCGAGGAGTTCGCAGTGATCGCGCCGGGGTTGGACTTTGCCGAGGCACAGCGGCTGGGCGAGGCGATGCGCGGGGCCGTGGAAGCGCTCGCACTGGCGGCGCCCGAGGGTATCGTCACGGTCAGCGTCGGGCTGGCGCTGGCACAGGCGGGAGACGATCCTGCCAGCCTGCTGGCAGCAGCCGATGCGGCGCTCTACGAGGCCAAGCGCGCCGGGCGCAACCGCGTGTCCGGGCAGCCGGTGCGGCTCCATATGGTGCCACCGTCACCGCCTGCCGACGAGCGTTCGGCAGCGGGGTGA
- a CDS encoding SDR family oxidoreductase, protein MDLGIAGRRALVCASSKGLGLACATALAREGAEVWINGRDDARLAEAAQGIEAATGAKVHRFAADLDDAQARAALIAACPDPDILVTNNHGPRVARFAEIVAEDWPAAVNSNMLAPIQFITAALPGMRARKFGRIVNITSGLVKAPPADMSLSVAARAGLTAMAKAVQIEAIADNVTINNLLPGPFRTDRLANRARRIAEEDGIDLEAAFAKLGRARGPSGRIGDPAEFGDACAYLCSAQAGFVSGQNLALDGGAYPGLI, encoded by the coding sequence ATGGACCTTGGCATCGCCGGTCGCCGCGCGCTGGTCTGCGCATCCTCGAAAGGGCTGGGCCTGGCCTGCGCCACTGCGCTGGCCCGCGAAGGGGCAGAGGTGTGGATCAACGGTCGCGACGATGCCCGGCTGGCCGAGGCCGCGCAGGGCATCGAGGCCGCCACCGGCGCGAAAGTCCATCGCTTCGCCGCCGACCTCGACGATGCACAGGCCCGCGCCGCGCTGATCGCCGCCTGCCCCGACCCCGACATTCTCGTCACCAACAACCACGGGCCGCGCGTCGCCAGGTTCGCGGAGATCGTGGCGGAAGACTGGCCAGCGGCAGTCAATTCCAACATGCTCGCGCCGATCCAGTTCATCACCGCCGCACTGCCCGGCATGCGGGCGCGCAAGTTCGGGCGGATCGTCAACATCACCTCGGGTCTGGTCAAGGCTCCCCCTGCCGACATGTCGCTCTCGGTCGCGGCACGCGCCGGGCTGACGGCGATGGCCAAGGCCGTGCAGATCGAGGCCATCGCCGACAACGTGACGATCAACAACCTGCTGCCCGGCCCGTTCCGCACCGACCGGCTCGCCAACCGCGCCCGCCGCATCGCCGAGGAGGATGGCATCGATCTGGAAGCCGCCTTCGCCAAGCTGGGCCGCGCGCGCGGGCCTTCCGGACGGATCGGCGATCCTGCGGAGTTCGGCGATGCCTGCGCCTATCTGTGTTCGGCGCAGGCCGGGTTCGTTTCGGGCCAGAACCTCGCGCTCGACGGCGGGGCCTATCCGGGGCTGATCTGA
- a CDS encoding sigma-70 family RNA polymerase sigma factor, with product MPERIQPSSQDEAFRKELMGVLPHLRAFARGLCGRPDFADDLVQEATIKAWTARERYTPGTNMRAWTFAILRNHYLSELRRSKRQTDLDEGVAERLLVMEADQEAPLHLDDMEAALRNLAPERREAVLLVGASGFSYEEAAAIAECPIGTMKSRVARARADLARMLDVDAEKPFDLRARRAG from the coding sequence ATGCCTGAGCGCATCCAGCCCTCCTCGCAGGACGAGGCTTTTCGCAAGGAACTCATGGGGGTGCTCCCCCACCTTCGCGCTTTCGCTCGCGGCCTGTGCGGTCGCCCGGACTTCGCCGACGATCTGGTGCAGGAAGCCACGATCAAGGCATGGACCGCGCGCGAACGCTACACGCCGGGCACCAATATGCGCGCCTGGACTTTCGCGATCCTGCGCAACCACTACCTTTCCGAACTGCGCCGCTCCAAGCGGCAGACCGACCTAGACGAAGGCGTTGCGGAGCGGTTGCTGGTGATGGAGGCCGATCAGGAGGCCCCGCTCCATCTCGACGATATGGAAGCGGCGCTGCGCAATCTCGCCCCCGAACGGCGCGAGGCGGTGCTGCTGGTGGGCGCCTCGGGCTTTTCCTATGAAGAGGCCGCCGCGATCGCCGAATGCCCGATCGGCACGATGAAAAGCCGCGTCGCCCGCGCCCGCGCCGACCTTGCCCGCATGCTCGACGTCGATGCCGAGAAGCCCTTCGATCTGCGCGCCCGCAGAGCGGGATAA
- a CDS encoding NepR family anti-sigma factor, with product MTHPEGDGPAGNAVPGLPPEVRRDGEPGWAGGLRKLYNSVVDEPLPDSFRDLLKKLDGDGDA from the coding sequence TTGACTCATCCAGAAGGAGATGGCCCCGCCGGGAATGCCGTTCCCGGTCTACCGCCGGAGGTGCGCCGCGACGGCGAGCCCGGCTGGGCAGGCGGCCTGAGGAAGCTCTACAACTCCGTGGTGGATGAACCGCTGCCGGACAGCTTCAGGGATCTTCTCAAGAAGCTTGACGGCGACGGCGATGCCTGA
- a CDS encoding CHASE domain-containing protein: MIDQPLLDRVKKQAWFHRYPRGWPLLLFVIAGMTTAVSVMAIERADRQTRQVELDRNLTEISSALQRRVTENMALLRAGAALFATQSNVSADQFHDFAQDLQGSGNMYGSLGMGWAPLLTAAQVPFFEVAVRQSPGSETYAVTPYVDGADPYSVPVLFLEPGSPDNRKAIGFDMYSEAVRRAAIDRARAARAPVASGKVKLVQDNGRPDAAGFLIYMPVVMGRGHNQYIKGFLYSPFRAEDFLSSASELYRNNRIDVSIYDQSVDPANLLAERTAEGTEGPTTERTIDVGGEQWVVVVSDRQYGALSPLARITLFFGIIASLAAMAVGRFITHRAAEDRQVLEWLQGQSAIRDSLTRELNHRVKNTLANVLSIAALTRRRATDLDDYTESLSARIRALSATHDILSQSDWTSAALGDVIEAELAPYMEGNESHVERGGPDIKLAPNDAMSLGLAIHELATNAAKYGALSTIEGRVHVHWKMVSDRLAQISWREEGGPPVVAPKKRGFGRDLIEKIVAHELKSAVDLRFEPTGVECMLRVPVRAAREFALRTEQRLGPAGGARGGALFPDVWRNVWILGQV; this comes from the coding sequence GTGATTGACCAGCCGCTGCTGGACCGGGTGAAGAAGCAGGCATGGTTCCACCGCTATCCGCGCGGCTGGCCGCTGCTGCTGTTCGTGATCGCGGGCATGACTACGGCTGTCTCGGTCATGGCGATCGAGCGGGCCGATCGGCAGACCCGCCAGGTGGAGCTGGACCGCAACCTCACCGAGATTTCCTCCGCGCTGCAACGCCGCGTTACCGAGAACATGGCGCTGCTGCGCGCGGGCGCGGCGCTGTTCGCCACCCAGTCGAACGTCAGCGCCGACCAGTTCCACGACTTCGCGCAGGACCTGCAGGGCAGCGGCAACATGTACGGTTCGCTCGGCATGGGCTGGGCGCCGCTGCTGACCGCCGCGCAAGTGCCCTTCTTCGAAGTGGCGGTGCGCCAGTCACCGGGTAGCGAGACGTACGCCGTCACGCCCTATGTCGATGGTGCCGATCCCTATTCGGTGCCGGTGCTGTTCCTGGAGCCGGGATCGCCCGACAATCGCAAGGCGATCGGCTTCGACATGTATTCGGAAGCCGTGCGCCGTGCCGCGATCGACAGGGCGCGCGCCGCGCGCGCGCCGGTCGCCTCGGGCAAGGTCAAGCTGGTGCAGGACAACGGACGTCCCGATGCCGCCGGGTTCCTGATCTACATGCCGGTGGTGATGGGGCGGGGCCATAACCAGTACATCAAGGGCTTTCTCTACAGCCCTTTCCGGGCCGAGGATTTCCTCAGCTCGGCCAGCGAGCTTTATCGCAACAACCGCATCGACGTGTCGATCTACGACCAGAGCGTCGATCCGGCCAACCTGCTGGCCGAACGCACCGCCGAAGGCACCGAGGGGCCGACGACCGAACGCACCATCGATGTCGGCGGCGAGCAGTGGGTCGTCGTCGTCAGCGATCGGCAATACGGTGCGCTCTCGCCGCTCGCCCGGATCACGCTGTTCTTCGGGATCATCGCCTCGCTGGCGGCGATGGCGGTGGGGCGCTTCATTACCCACCGCGCCGCCGAGGACCGGCAGGTGCTCGAATGGCTTCAGGGCCAGTCGGCGATCCGCGATTCGCTGACGCGCGAGCTGAACCATCGGGTGAAGAACACGCTGGCCAACGTGCTCTCGATCGCCGCACTCACGCGCAGGCGCGCCACCGATCTGGACGATTATACCGAGAGCCTGAGTGCCCGCATCCGCGCGCTGTCGGCCACGCACGATATCCTCTCGCAGTCGGACTGGACCAGCGCGGCGCTGGGCGATGTGATCGAGGCGGAACTCGCGCCCTACATGGAAGGCAACGAGAGCCACGTCGAGCGGGGCGGCCCGGATATCAAGCTGGCGCCCAACGATGCGATGTCGCTGGGCCTCGCGATCCACGAACTGGCGACGAACGCGGCCAAGTACGGCGCGCTTTCCACCATCGAGGGGCGTGTTCACGTCCACTGGAAGATGGTGTCGGACCGGCTGGCGCAGATCAGCTGGCGCGAAGAGGGCGGCCCGCCCGTGGTGGCGCCGAAAAAGCGCGGTTTCGGGCGCGACCTGATCGAGAAGATCGTCGCGCACGAGCTGAAGTCGGCGGTAGACCTGCGCTTCGAGCCGACCGGTGTGGAATGCATGCTGCGCGTGCCGGTACGCGCCGCGCGCGAGTTCGCCCTTAGAACCGAGCAGCGGCTCGGGCCAGCGGGCGGGGCGAGGGGGGGCGCTCTGTTTCCTGACGTCTGGCGCAATGTTTGGATATTGGGCCAAGTATAA
- a CDS encoding response regulator, with protein MSVSDQIALQLPYLRRYARALTGSQQSGDTYVRATLEAALADPTLREAIARDRASLYAAFTRIWSTGHVEEPVSGEGDTREEVAQSRLRTIAPTHRQALLLTTVEDFSREDTARVLAVDVEDVDALVNQAIAEIENESATDVLIIEDEPLISMQLEGLVSDLGHRVVGTAATHAQAVEAFSRAATRPGLVLADIQLADGSSGIEAVEDLLRFGDVPVIFITAYPERLLTGERPEPTYLVTKPFQEATVRAAISQALFFGTSHAAG; from the coding sequence ATGTCCGTTTCTGACCAGATTGCCCTTCAACTGCCGTACCTGCGTCGCTACGCGCGTGCGCTCACCGGTTCGCAGCAGTCGGGCGATACGTATGTGCGCGCCACGCTGGAGGCCGCGCTTGCCGATCCGACCCTGCGCGAGGCGATCGCCCGCGACCGTGCCTCGCTCTACGCCGCCTTCACCCGCATCTGGTCGACCGGCCACGTTGAGGAACCCGTCAGCGGCGAAGGCGACACCCGCGAGGAAGTCGCCCAGTCGCGCCTGCGCACGATCGCGCCGACGCATCGCCAGGCCCTGCTGCTGACGACGGTGGAGGATTTCTCGCGCGAAGATACCGCCCGCGTGCTCGCCGTCGATGTCGAGGATGTCGATGCGCTGGTGAACCAGGCCATCGCCGAGATCGAGAACGAGAGCGCCACCGACGTGCTCATCATCGAGGACGAGCCGCTGATCTCGATGCAGCTCGAAGGCCTGGTGTCCGACCTTGGCCACCGGGTTGTCGGCACGGCCGCCACCCATGCGCAGGCGGTCGAGGCATTCTCGCGCGCGGCCACCCGTCCCGGCCTGGTGCTGGCCGACATCCAACTGGCTGACGGCAGCTCGGGGATCGAAGCGGTGGAAGACCTGCTGCGCTTCGGCGACGTGCCGGTGATCTTCATCACCGCCTATCCCGAACGCCTGCTGACCGGTGAGCGGCCCGAACCGACCTATCTCGTCACCAAGCCGTTCCAGGAAGCCACCGTGCGCGCGGCGATCAGCCAGGCGCTGTTCTTCGGGACCAGCCACGCGGCGGGCTGA
- a CDS encoding sigma-70 family RNA polymerase sigma factor, whose product MDNATDTAKIETREVTALSERDFKRALQDVAPHLRAFARGLCGDRDRADDLAQEAMLRAWAARDRYTAGTNFKAWTFTILRNHFYSEARRARFHGEYDELAAERILCAPAGQESAVDLGDVLRALTAIPDSYREALILVAAGNLSYEEIAEICGIALGTVKSRICRARSMLSKIIESGQLPDSRHNFVLTGEAIDAFFAEMALIANANEGALAARFLAA is encoded by the coding sequence ATGGACAACGCCACGGATACGGCCAAGATCGAGACGCGGGAGGTGACAGCGCTCAGCGAGCGGGACTTCAAGCGCGCACTTCAGGATGTCGCGCCGCATCTGCGTGCCTTTGCGCGCGGCCTGTGCGGGGACCGCGACCGCGCGGACGATCTGGCGCAGGAAGCCATGCTCCGCGCCTGGGCCGCGCGCGATCGCTACACCGCCGGGACCAACTTCAAGGCCTGGACCTTCACGATCCTGCGCAACCACTTCTACAGCGAAGCCCGCCGCGCGCGCTTCCACGGCGAATACGACGAACTGGCGGCCGAGCGCATCCTGTGCGCCCCTGCCGGTCAGGAAAGTGCCGTTGATCTCGGCGATGTGCTGCGCGCGCTGACCGCCATTCCCGACAGCTACCGCGAGGCGCTGATCCTCGTGGCTGCGGGCAACCTCTCGTATGAGGAAATCGCCGAGATCTGCGGGATAGCGCTGGGCACGGTGAAGAGCCGTATCTGCCGCGCCCGCTCGATGCTGTCGAAGATCATCGAATCGGGCCAGTTGCCCGACTCACGACACAACTTCGTGCTGACCGGCGAGGCTATCGACGCCTTCTTCGCCGAGATGGCGCTGATCGCCAATGCCAACGAAGGCGCGCTCGCCGCTCGCTTCCTCGCGGCCTGA
- a CDS encoding response regulator, giving the protein MDSVSQSMIGAGQQGALAADRAADRAADCDIKGAAAAKVLIVEDEFLLALQLEDIVMDGGHTVIATAADRASLERVGIAPDVALVDLNLRDGLTGPAIAHDLAARYGSRVIYVTANPGQIDTPAETAVGIVTKPFSQATILAAIAYALAGCPDHGRPGDLHPLHRMG; this is encoded by the coding sequence TTGGATTCGGTATCGCAGTCGATGATCGGGGCGGGACAGCAAGGCGCGCTCGCTGCTGATCGCGCTGCTGACCGGGCCGCCGATTGCGATATAAAGGGCGCCGCTGCCGCCAAGGTTCTGATCGTCGAAGACGAATTCCTGCTGGCCCTGCAACTCGAAGACATCGTCATGGATGGCGGCCACACCGTGATCGCCACTGCGGCTGACCGCGCTTCGCTGGAGCGGGTGGGTATAGCGCCCGATGTCGCGCTGGTGGACCTCAACTTGCGCGACGGGCTGACCGGCCCCGCCATCGCGCACGATCTGGCCGCACGCTATGGATCTCGGGTGATCTACGTGACCGCCAACCCCGGCCAGATCGACACGCCTGCCGAAACCGCGGTGGGCATCGTCACCAAGCCCTTCTCGCAAGCGACGATCCTCGCCGCCATCGCCTACGCCCTTGCCGGCTGCCCCGACCACGGCCGGCCCGGAGACTTGCACCCCCTCCACCGCATGGGCTGA
- a CDS encoding pyridoxamine 5'-phosphate oxidase family protein — MDDTLRDTFWRAFAASPFLMIKRTEAPGHAEPMTALLDREAHHALWFFAARTNRIAAGGAAMAQIMTKDHDVFACLSGTLVEETDPAVRARHWSNAVEAWFPDGETDTANVPMLRLDIADAEVWTADMGLKGAFKLLTGKPLNPADAGAHATGPV, encoded by the coding sequence ATGGACGATACCCTGCGCGACACCTTCTGGCGCGCCTTCGCCGCCAGTCCGTTCCTGATGATCAAGCGCACCGAGGCGCCCGGCCATGCCGAGCCGATGACCGCCCTGCTTGACCGCGAGGCGCATCACGCGCTGTGGTTCTTCGCCGCGCGCACCAACCGCATCGCAGCCGGCGGCGCGGCGATGGCGCAGATCATGACCAAGGACCACGACGTTTTCGCCTGCCTCTCCGGCACGCTGGTCGAGGAGACCGACCCGGCGGTGCGCGCCAGGCACTGGTCGAACGCGGTCGAGGCCTGGTTCCCCGACGGCGAGACCGATACCGCCAACGTCCCCATGCTCCGCCTCGACATTGCCGATGCCGAAGTCTGGACCGCTGACATGGGTCTTAAAGGCGCCTTCAAGCTGCTGACCGGCAAGCCCCTGAACCCCGCCGACGCCGGAGCCCACGCCACCGGTCCGGTATAG